From Desmodus rotundus isolate HL8 chromosome 12, HLdesRot8A.1, whole genome shotgun sequence, one genomic window encodes:
- the TULP2 gene encoding tubby-related protein 2, whose translation MAQENDTWKKNVLWDELSAIRLQKLEQQRRLFEKKQRRKRQEPLMVQANPDASLWSRRPHLHSQHLSGYSGLRNPFLRENVPEAHLHSGVHSALGTVRCSGDGSDDRAFLTSPTEADSSDPELEEVSVEEVPAFPTPFKEHPGTTRSGWPPLQQLGSNAVDKSESLDVVHEYESPSPEPKSGRDDGDPESGDWASNKVGEKVEEKEEELESTLRNSPEVADEAMSEDPEEDGDARFSNVESSPLSSVLAPGPQLGEDMEAYVLRPAVRGCTVQCCISRDKRGVDKGMFPFYYLYLEAVGGHGRKHFLLAGRKRKRSTTSNYLISLDPTDLSRDGDNFVGKVRSNVLGTKFTIFDNGVNPERKYFIPETARIREELGAVCYETNVLGFRGPRKMTVIIPAIDAQNERISVQPQNAGESLLSRYQRGTNQGLVLLQNKAPSWSEETGNYVLNFHGRVTQASVKNFQIVHPDDPNYLVLQFGRVAPDMFTMDFCFPLCPLQAFAICLSSFDGKLACE comes from the exons ATGGCTCAGGAGAATGACACATGGAAGAAAAA TGTCCTGTGGGATGAGCTCTCGGCCATAAGGCTGCAGAAACTGGAACAACAG CGGCGGCTGTTTGAGAAGAAGCAGCGACGGAAGCGCCAAGAGCCCCTCATGGTCCAGGCCAATCCTGATGCTTCCCTCTGGTCCCGCCGACCGCACCTGCATTCCCAACACCTCTCGGGTTACAGCG GCCTCAGGAACCCTTTCCTCCGGGAGAACGTGCCAGAGGCACATCTGCATTCTGGCGTCCACAGTGCCTTGGGCACCGTGAGATGTAGCGGAGATGGCAGCGACGACCGCGCCTTCTTGACATCGCCGACTGAAGCAG ACAGTTCCGATCCGGAGTTGGAGGAAGTATCCGTGGAGGAAGTTCCTGCCTTTCCCACTCCTTTTAAAGAGCATCCAGGGACGACACGCAGTGGTTGGCCACCCCTCCAGCAACTTG GATCCAATGCGGTGGACAAGAGCGAATCCCTGGATGTTGTACATGAATACGAATCACCTAGTCCAGAACCAAAGTCTGGAAGGGATGACGGTGATCCCGAAAGTGGAGACTGGGCTTCCAACAAGGTGGGAG AAaaggtggaagaaaaggaagaggagttgGAGTCTACACTGAGGAACTCACCAGAGGTGGCCGACGAGGCAATGTCCGAGGATCCGGAAGAGGATGGCGACGCGAGGTTCAGCAATGTGGAGAGCTCGCCTCTTTCGTCTGTCCTTGCCCCAGGCCCTCAGCTAGGCGAGGACATGGAAGCATATGTGCTGCGGCCAGCGGTGCGCGGCTGCACGGTGCAGTGTTGCATTAGCCGCGACAAGCGCGGCGTAGACAAGGGCATGTTCCCTTTCTACTATCTCTACCTGGAAGCGGTCGGTGGCCATGGCCGGAAG CACTTCCTTCTCGCTGGGCGCAAGAGGAAAAGGAGCACAACCTCTAATTACCTCATCTCCCTGGACCCCACAGACCTGTCTCGGGATGGGGACAACTTTGTGGGCAAAGTCAG ATCTAATGTCTTGGGCACCAAGTTCACCATCTTCGACAATGGGGTGAATCCCGAAAGGAAGTATTTCATCCCAGAGACTGCTCGGATCAGGGAGGAGCTAGGCGCTGTGTGTTAC GAGACCAATGTCTTGGGATTCCGAGGGCCCCGGAAAATGACTGTGATCATTCCAGCAATTGATGCCCAGAACGAGAGAATCAGCGTCCAGCCGCAAAAT GCAGGGGAGTCGCTACTGAGTCGCTACCAACGGGGGACCAACCAGGGGCTGGTCCTGCTGCAAAACAAAGCCCCATCGTGGAGCGAAGAGACCGGCAACTATGTGCTCAATTTTCATGGCCGAGTCACTCAGGCCTCGGTCAAGAACTTCCAGATTGTGCATCCAGATGATC CCAACTACTTGGTGCTTCAGTTCGGCCGCGTGGCCCCAGACATGTTCACCATGGACTTCTGCTTCCCGCTCTGCCCACTCCAAGCCTTCGCCATCTGCTTGTCCAGTTTCGATGGGAAACTGGCATGTGAATGA
- the PPP1R15A gene encoding protein phosphatase 1 regulatory subunit 15A, with protein sequence MAPHQVPNQLPWRDAHPFFLLSPLMALLSRAWSRLRGPGPPKPWLVEAEQSADQGEASLQVEAEAASATHYAPWGGHPTGVPEDSGAAVEDGESSWMACPALKANSSIPEAWELSDENNQEYGGEEATSGPTEQGSEYIGGQLAPPSPSLLKTLRDPPGEEESEEGGGAEDKAIMFSFPPSHSETCPGMEEEEDREAISEEAPRTSTSPLAPGSKPRAWVYCAGEAEAPAKEEERTENKEARKTSTSCSCAGSHPSAWECYSGEDPEEEGEGEVLSSIPPTNTFLRAWVYRPGEDTEDEEEEEEDSDSGAAEEEGEAEGPSSIPPTSTFLRAWVYRPGEDTEDEEEEEEDSDSGAAEEEGEAEGPSSIPPTSTFLRAWVYRPGEDTEDEEEEEEDSDSGAAEEEGEAEVSSSIPLTNTFLRAWVYRPGEDTEDEEEEEDSDSGAAEGPSSISPTSAFSRSWVYRPGEEGEEEEEENEKDGSEAAGSEPGSSFQSQSAAFGGWRSAPAKETQGGEAEPHPFQVAIYLPGEKPPPPWALPRLPARLQRRLKSAETPTQHLDPETPQKTTKVRFSEKVSIHYLVVWAGPAQAARQGPWEQFARDRSRFARRIAQVEEVLGPCFTLAARARAWARLGNPSPPLAVTPATTQTSSTSSAQATPLSHTVISPFPVFVAMPPCLDLSWRRG encoded by the exons ATGGCCCCACACCAAGTGCCGAATCAGCTCCCCTGGAGGGATGCCCACCCCTTCTTCCTGCTGTCCCCGCTGATGGCCCTTCTCAGCCGGGCCTGGAGCCGGCTGAGGGGCCCAGGACctccaaagccctggctggtggaagCAGAACAGAGTGCAGATCAGGGAGAAGCCAGCCTGCAGGTAGAAGCTGAGGCTGCTTCGGCCACCCACTATGCCCCCTGGGGTGGGCACCCTACAGGGGTGCCTGAAGACAGTGGAGCAGCTGTGGAGGATGGAGAATCATCCTGGATGGCCTGCCCTGCCTTAAAAGCCAACAGTTCTATTCCTGAAGCCTGGGAACTTTCAGATGAAAATAACCAAGAGTATGGTGGGGAAGAAGCAACCAGCGGCCCAACAGAGCAGGGAAGTGAATATATAGGTGGCCAGCTTGCTCCCCCGTCCCCCAGCCTTCTGAAAACCCTGCGAGACCCTCCCGGGGAAGAGGAATCTGAAGAAGGAGGAGGTGCTGAAGATAAAGCCATCAtgttctctttccctccatcACACTCGGAGACTTGCCcagggatggaggaggaggaggatagaGAAGCTATAAGTGAAGAGGCTCCCAGAACATCTACATCCCCCTTAGCTCCAGGATCCAAGCCCAGAGCTTGGGTGTATTGtgcaggggaggcagaggctccagccaaggaggaagaaagaacagagaataaAGAAGCCAGGAAGACCTCCACTTCCTGTTCATGTGCAGGCTCCCACCCCAGCGCCTGGGAGTGTTATTCAGGAGAGGAtcctgaggaggaaggagaaggtgaGGTTCTCTCTTCCATCCCCCCAACAAATACCTTCTTGAGGGCCTGGGTGTACAGACcaggagaggacacagaggatgaggaagaagaagaggaagacagtgATTCAGGAGCagctgaggaggagggagaagctgAGGGTCCCTCTTCCATCCCTCCCACAAGCACCTTCTTGAGGGCCTGGGTGTACAGACcaggagaggacacagaggatgaggaagaagaagaggaagacagtgATTCAGGAGCagctgaggaggagggagaagctgAGGGTCCCTCTTCCATCCCTCCCACAAGCACCTTCTTGAGAGCCTGGGTGTACAGACcaggagaggacacagaggatgaggaagaagaagaggaagacagtgATTCAGGAGCagctgaggaggagggagaagctgAAGTTTCCTCTTCCATCCCCCTAACAAATACCTTCTTGAGGGCCTGGGTGTACAGACcaggagaggacacagaggatgaggaagaagaggaagacagtgATTCAGGAGCAGCTGAGGGTCCCTCTTCCATATCCCCTACAAGTGCCTTCTCGAGGTCCTGGGTGTATAGaccaggagaagagggagaggaggaagaggaggagaatgagAAAGATGGCTCAGAAGCAGCTGGCTCAGAGCCAGGTTCTTCCTTTCAATCCCAGAGTGCCGCCTTTGGGGGCTGGAGATCTGCACCTGCAAAGGAGACACAAGGAGGAGAAGCTGAGCCCCACCCCTTCCAAGTGGCCATCTATTTACCTGGAGAGAAGCCACCACCACCTTGGGCTCTTCCTCGGTTGCCTGCCCGACTGCAAAGGCGGCTCAAGTCTGCAGAAACCCCCACCCAGCATCTGGACCCTGAGACCCCCCAAAAGACGACAAAG GTgcgcttctcagagaaggtctcCATCCATTACCTGGTTGTCTGGGCTGGACCAGCCCAGGCTGCCCGGCAGGGCCCCTGGGAGCAGTTTGCCCGGGATCGCAGCCGTTTTGCTCGCCGAATTGCGCAGGTGGAGGAAGTACTGGGCCCCTGCTTCACCCTTGCAGCGcgggccagggcctgggcacgCCTCGGGaacccttcccctcctctggctGTCACACCTGCCACTACCCAGACCTCATCCACATCCTCCGCCCAGGCCACGCCCTTGAGCCATACTGTGatttctcccttccctgttttTGTGGCTATGCCTCCCTGCCTGGACCTCAGCTGGAGGCGTGGCTAG